The segment AAAAGAACTTTTACCAGACTTATCCCACAAGGATATGGTGTGTGACTGTGGACGGAGGGGCTTATCATTTTCACACACCCCCACCCGCATATTCGCTTGGAGAACGCGCCATGCTCCCTGAAGAATCGACTCCAACCACCGTCGACCAAGTCCAGAACCTGATCCTGGAAAGTGCTGACTTCGAGGACTTCCTCAATGAACTGGCACGGTTCTCTGCCCACCAGATGGCGGGCGACGGCGATGATGCGCTCTGTGGAATAACCCTGCTGCGCGAGCGGAAGGCAGTCACCATCGGGTGGAGCAGCGATGTGGCGCGCGAAGTGGACGAGATCCAGTATTCCTTGGCCCAAGGGCCGTGCTTGACGGCCGCAAAGGAGGAACGGGAAGTCCTCGTTCCGGATCTTCTTGAGGAGAACCGCTGGGGCCCGGACTACGCGAGTGCGGTTGCGTCATACGGCCTGAGGTCCGTTCTCTCCCTGCCGTTCAACCTTGAGGGCGAGGCCAAGGCAGCCCTTAACCTTTACTCCGAGGCGCCGTACAAGTTCAACGAAAGGGCCACCGACCGGGCCCGGGGCTACACCCGCGAAGTATCACAGGCCCTGCGGCTTGCCGTCAGGTTCGCCGTCCATAAGGACAGTGCCAACAATCTCCGGGCTGCGATGGAGTCGCGCACGATCATTGACATTGCCGTGGGAGTTGTCATGGCGCAGAGCCGCTGCAGCCAGGAGGACGCCGTCCGGATCCTGACGGAAGCCTCGAGCAATCGCAACATTAAATTGCGGGATATTGCCAAATCCTTGGTGGATTCTGTTGGCGGAGCGGGCACCCTGACCCACTTCCAGGAGCCGGTATACCGTCAGGACCAAAGCCAAGCGGGGTAGTTTGATTCCACATGGCACCCGCCTCAGCCGGAGGCCGGGTGCTCGACGTCGAGCTCGACGCGAGAGGCGGCGAACCGTGTGACGCCAAACTGGAGCGGGGTCCCGTCGGGCAGGGCGTCGAGTGCCCGCACTTCGAGGACCACGGACCCCACGGGAAGCCCGAGGTCCTCGGATTCCTCAGGAGTCGCATGCCTGCCGCCGACGGAGGTCGACGCGCGCACGTAGTCAGTGATCCCCAGCGCGTGCAGCGCCCCTGTGATCGTCCCGAGGGCCGCGAATTGCTTGGGAAGGCCGGGCACGGAGTCCGCGGCGTACCACTGCGTGGCCCGTGAGACCGGGACGCCGTTGACCGAACGGACCAGCTCCAGCCGGAGCGCTGGCCGGCCGTCGAGCCGCAGGCGCGCGGCGATCCCCGCGGGCGGCGCGGGCTCAACGGCGCATTCGAGCAGCTGACCGGAAGCCACGGAGCCCTCCCGGAGGCTGTCGCTCAGCCGGGTGCGGGTTCCGATGCGGTGCACGAGCGTCCCGTGTGCGGCGACGAAGGTGCCGCTTCCGCGCCGGGAGTCCACCAGTCCCTCAGCCGTGAGGGCCGAGACTGCCTGTCTGACCGTGTTGCGGTGCACCCCGAACCGGGCCGCGAGCTCGTTCTCCGATGGCAGTCTCGATCCGGAGGGGGCTGCCCCGTCGAGGATGTCGCGCCGCAGACCCTCGGCGATAAGCCGCCATGTCGAATACCCACTGGGGGACCGGGTCTGTGATGACATAGTGGTTCACCCTATCGGACCTGTGCCCTCCGGGCGGCCATCTGTTCCCAAGGTTCTCCCGCCTGTTCCGGAACGTTCACTTTGGGGGCCCGTTCCGGCAAGCCACGTCAAGTTATCTAGGCATCTAGACAACTCTAGGTTGCGGTAAGTGCGGAGGACGCGTGGAGCAAGTGATGAAAGAGGCCGGACCGGCCGGGGATGCCATCCGGGAGAGGCAGGGCTGGATGCGCACCCTCGCGATGGCCAGCGGACAAGAGCTTGAGGCCGCCTGGAAGGCCTGGACTCCCCGCCCGACGGTCGAGGCGGTCCGCGGGCCCGAGGAGGGCCTCGTGATGGTCCGGAGCAGGATCGACGCGGCTGGTGCGCGCTTCAATCTGGGCGAGGCCACTGTGACGCGGGCCACCATGCGGCTCCACGGCGGCCCGCTGACCACTGACGTGGTGGGCAGCGCGTACGTGCTCGGTAGCGATCGCGAGCATGCGCGTCTCGCGGCCATCTTCGATGGCCTGCTGACCGACAAGGACCAGCGTCCTCGCGTCATGGCCGAAGTCATCGAGCCCCTTCAATCGGCACAAGACGAGCGTGACGCGGCGAGCCGCATTGACGCCCGAAGCACTCTTGTCGACTTCTTCACGGTCGCTCGGGAGCACGAGTGAGTGCCCCCGTCGGCCGGGCCCCCGCGATCCCGGCACCGGGCTTCGCCGATCCTTCAAGGGACGCCCAACGGGCGTTTCGGGCGATCCTCGACGCGCTCTCCCACCCCACTCGCAGCTATCCGCTGAGCGGACCGGCACAACCGCCGGCGGCGCTCGGGCCGGGACTCGCTGCCGTCGCGCTGGCTGTCCTAGATGAGGAATCGGCTATCTGGCTCGGCGGGGCGCTCGACGACGCGGAGGTCGCGGCGTGGCTTGAGTTCCACACCGGGGCGCGGCAGGTCGAAGCCGCCGCAGCGAACTTCGTCTTCGCGACTCCGTCCTCCATGCCCGCACTGGGGTCACTGCGCCTGGGCAGCGACGAGGAGCCGCACCTGTCGGCGACGATCGTCCTGGATGTGCGCGGGTGTGCCGGCTCCCGCCGCTTCGCGGTCCGCGGGCCCGGCATCAAGGGAACCGTGGAGCTCGAGGCGCCGTGGGCCGACCCCGGCTTCGCCGGGCAGTGGTACGCCAACACGGCTGCGTTCCCGCGCGGCGTCGACCTTCTGCTCATCGATGCCGAGCAGGTCTCGGCACTGCCGCGCACCACACGAATCGCGGCAGCGGCCGCCAACGGACAGGAGGGCTGAGCGGTGTACGTTGCAGTCAAAGGCGGCGAAAAGGCAATCGCCAACGCCCACGCCCTGCTAGCGAAAGAGGGGCGCGGAGCCGAGC is part of the Arthrobacter methylotrophus genome and harbors:
- a CDS encoding GAF and ANTAR domain-containing protein produces the protein MLPEESTPTTVDQVQNLILESADFEDFLNELARFSAHQMAGDGDDALCGITLLRERKAVTIGWSSDVAREVDEIQYSLAQGPCLTAAKEEREVLVPDLLEENRWGPDYASAVASYGLRSVLSLPFNLEGEAKAALNLYSEAPYKFNERATDRARGYTREVSQALRLAVRFAVHKDSANNLRAAMESRTIIDIAVGVVMAQSRCSQEDAVRILTEASSNRNIKLRDIAKSLVDSVGGAGTLTHFQEPVYRQDQSQAG
- the phnF gene encoding phosphonate metabolism transcriptional regulator PhnF, with the translated sequence MSSQTRSPSGYSTWRLIAEGLRRDILDGAAPSGSRLPSENELAARFGVHRNTVRQAVSALTAEGLVDSRRGSGTFVAAHGTLVHRIGTRTRLSDSLREGSVASGQLLECAVEPAPPAGIAARLRLDGRPALRLELVRSVNGVPVSRATQWYAADSVPGLPKQFAALGTITGALHALGITDYVRASTSVGGRHATPEESEDLGLPVGSVVLEVRALDALPDGTPLQFGVTRFAASRVELDVEHPASG
- the phnG gene encoding phosphonate C-P lyase system protein PhnG encodes the protein MKEAGPAGDAIRERQGWMRTLAMASGQELEAAWKAWTPRPTVEAVRGPEEGLVMVRSRIDAAGARFNLGEATVTRATMRLHGGPLTTDVVGSAYVLGSDREHARLAAIFDGLLTDKDQRPRVMAEVIEPLQSAQDERDAASRIDARSTLVDFFTVAREHE
- the phnH gene encoding phosphonate C-P lyase system protein PhnH, whose product is MSAPVGRAPAIPAPGFADPSRDAQRAFRAILDALSHPTRSYPLSGPAQPPAALGPGLAAVALAVLDEESAIWLGGALDDAEVAAWLEFHTGARQVEAAAANFVFATPSSMPALGSLRLGSDEEPHLSATIVLDVRGCAGSRRFAVRGPGIKGTVELEAPWADPGFAGQWYANTAAFPRGVDLLLIDAEQVSALPRTTRIAAAAANGQEG